A region from the Actinoplanes sp. OR16 genome encodes:
- the chvE gene encoding multiple monosaccharide ABC transporter substrate-binding protein codes for MKYPRLAAVLTAASLVATMAACGSAEKTVDKENAGGGDTAGALVGITMPTRSSERWIADGDNLKKQLEGLGYKVDLQYAEDSIPTQTQQLDNQITKGAKVLIIASIDGTAITTQLENAKANNIPVIAYDRLIRNSPNVDYYATFDNFKVGVQQATSLLTGLKVLNADGSDAGAKGPLNVELFAGSPDDNNATFFFNGAMSVLQPYIDKKIINVKSGQTKFETVATLRWDPATAQKRMENVLTSTYKGGAKVDGVLSPYDGISIGILSALKSNGYGTAAQAYPIVTGQDAEVASVKSIVAGEQYSTIYKDTRQLAKVAGEMADAVLKGQTPATNNTKDYDNGVKVVPSQLLESVIVDKANYQAQLVDTGYYTADQLK; via the coding sequence GTGAAATACCCCCGGCTCGCGGCGGTCCTGACCGCTGCCTCCCTGGTCGCGACGATGGCCGCCTGCGGTTCCGCCGAGAAGACCGTCGACAAGGAGAACGCGGGCGGCGGCGACACCGCCGGCGCTCTGGTCGGCATCACCATGCCGACGCGTTCTTCGGAGCGGTGGATCGCCGACGGCGACAACCTGAAGAAGCAGCTGGAGGGTCTGGGCTACAAGGTCGACCTGCAGTACGCCGAGGACAGCATCCCGACGCAGACGCAGCAGCTCGACAACCAGATCACCAAGGGCGCGAAGGTCCTGATCATCGCGTCGATCGACGGCACCGCGATCACCACGCAGCTGGAGAACGCGAAGGCCAACAACATCCCGGTCATCGCGTACGACCGGCTGATCCGCAACAGCCCGAACGTGGACTACTACGCCACCTTCGACAACTTCAAGGTCGGCGTCCAGCAGGCCACCTCGCTGCTGACCGGCCTCAAGGTCCTCAACGCCGACGGCAGCGACGCCGGCGCGAAGGGCCCGCTGAACGTCGAGCTGTTCGCCGGTTCCCCGGACGACAACAACGCGACCTTCTTCTTCAACGGTGCGATGAGCGTGCTGCAGCCGTACATCGACAAGAAGATCATCAACGTCAAGTCGGGTCAGACCAAGTTCGAGACGGTCGCGACGCTGCGCTGGGACCCGGCCACCGCGCAGAAGCGCATGGAGAACGTGCTGACCTCCACCTACAAGGGTGGCGCGAAGGTCGACGGCGTTCTGTCGCCGTACGACGGCATCTCGATCGGCATCCTCTCCGCCCTGAAGTCGAACGGTTACGGCACCGCCGCGCAGGCGTACCCGATCGTCACCGGCCAGGACGCCGAGGTCGCCTCGGTCAAGTCGATCGTCGCGGGTGAGCAGTACTCCACCATCTACAAGGACACCCGCCAGCTGGCGAAGGTCGCCGGCGAGATGGCCGACGCCGTCCTGAAGGGCCAGACCCCGGCCACGAACAACACCAAGGACTACGACAACGGCGTCAAGGTCGTCCCGTCGCAGCTCCTCGAGTCGGTCATCGTCGACAAGGCCAACTACCAGGCCCAGCTCGTCGACACCGGTTACTACACGGCCGACCAGCTGAAGTGA
- the araA gene encoding L-arabinose isomerase, with amino-acid sequence MSKPQIWFLTGSQHLYGPETLQQVADQSAEIQRTLAAGGLPAEIVGKPVLTDSGAIKRIMLEANADQDCIGIIAWMHTFSPAKMWIGGLDALRKPLLHLHTQHNVSLPWSTIDMDFMNLNQAAHGDREFGFIQARLGVPRKVVAGHASDPAIVERIESWTRAAIGWQHLRSLRVARFGDNMRDVAVTEGDKVEAELKFGVSVNTYGVNDLVEYVDATTDAEIDKLVGEISDIYEISSELLAERNDSLRYAVKIEAGLRRFLVEGGFGAFTSNFEDLGGLRQLPGLAVQRLMADGYGFGGEGDWKTSVLVATVKAMGSGTGRGTSFMEDYTYHFGPGEPKILGAHMLEVCPTIASATPRAEIHPLGIGGREDPVRLVFDAASGPAVVMGMADMGDRFRLVANEIEVIPPDEPLPNLPVARAVWKPAPSLSTSAECWITAGGPHHTVLTQAVGAETLRDFAEMAQTELLLIDNRTTPADFADRVRWNQAYYRLNRPL; translated from the coding sequence ATGTCGAAACCGCAGATCTGGTTTCTCACCGGCAGCCAGCACCTGTATGGCCCGGAGACCCTCCAGCAGGTGGCCGACCAGTCCGCTGAGATCCAGCGGACCCTGGCCGCCGGCGGTCTGCCCGCCGAGATCGTCGGCAAGCCGGTCCTGACCGACTCGGGCGCGATCAAACGCATCATGCTGGAAGCCAACGCCGACCAGGACTGCATCGGCATCATCGCCTGGATGCACACCTTCTCCCCGGCGAAGATGTGGATCGGCGGGCTGGACGCGCTGCGCAAGCCGCTGCTGCACCTGCACACCCAGCACAACGTGTCGCTGCCGTGGTCGACCATCGACATGGACTTCATGAACCTGAACCAGGCCGCCCACGGCGACCGCGAGTTCGGTTTCATCCAGGCCCGGCTCGGTGTGCCGCGCAAGGTCGTCGCGGGTCACGCGTCGGACCCGGCGATCGTGGAGCGGATCGAGTCGTGGACGCGGGCCGCCATCGGCTGGCAGCACCTGCGGTCGCTGCGGGTGGCGCGGTTCGGTGACAACATGCGCGACGTCGCCGTCACCGAGGGCGACAAGGTGGAGGCCGAGCTGAAGTTCGGCGTCTCCGTGAACACGTACGGCGTCAACGATCTCGTCGAGTACGTCGACGCGACGACCGATGCCGAGATCGACAAGCTCGTGGGCGAGATCTCGGACATCTACGAGATCTCGAGCGAGCTGCTCGCCGAGCGCAACGACTCGCTCCGCTACGCCGTCAAGATCGAAGCCGGCCTGCGGCGCTTCCTGGTGGAAGGCGGCTTCGGCGCGTTCACCTCGAACTTCGAGGATCTCGGAGGGCTGCGCCAGCTCCCCGGCCTCGCCGTCCAGCGCCTGATGGCCGACGGCTACGGTTTCGGCGGCGAAGGCGACTGGAAGACCTCGGTCCTCGTCGCCACCGTCAAGGCGATGGGTTCCGGAACCGGGCGGGGTACCTCATTCATGGAGGATTACACCTACCACTTCGGTCCGGGCGAGCCTAAGATCCTCGGCGCGCACATGCTCGAGGTGTGCCCGACGATCGCGTCCGCCACGCCGCGCGCCGAGATCCACCCCCTGGGGATCGGCGGCCGTGAGGACCCGGTCCGGCTGGTCTTCGACGCCGCGTCCGGACCCGCCGTGGTCATGGGCATGGCCGACATGGGCGACCGCTTCCGCCTGGTGGCCAACGAGATCGAGGTGATTCCGCCGGACGAGCCGCTGCCCAACTTGCCGGTGGCGCGAGCGGTGTGGAAGCCTGCGCCCTCGTTGTCGACCTCGGCCGAGTGCTGGATCACCGCGGGCGGCCCGCACCACACCGTGCTCACCCAGGCGGTCGGCGCGGAGACTCTCCGCGACTTCGCCGAGATGGCACAGACCGAGCTACTGCTGATCGACAACCGCACCACCCCGGCCGACTTCGCCGACCGGGTCCGCTGGAACCAGGCGTACTACCGCCTCAACCGGCCGCTGTAA
- a CDS encoding LacI family DNA-binding transcriptional regulator: MTDVARLAGVSHQTVSRVLNDHPNVKEQTRIRVRAAIAELNYRPNRAARALVTGRSQLIGVVARNSTLYGPASMLTEFEQAAADAGFAVSVGSVRELDRSSISAVVDRHLDQRVAGLVVIANVASAAEALAELPSDVPVVFIDGDPASGRPVVTVDQVAGARAATRHLLEHGHETVWHVSGPTDWFDSAGRIQGWRQTLEEAGAEVPPLLSADWSAAEGYRAGQMLARMPEVTAIFTANDHLALGILRALHERGRRVPHEVSVVGFDDVPEAAYFIPPLTTVRQAFGDVARAALGLLLGQMRDDSGTADHIVVPPRLVVRESVGRPL, from the coding sequence ATGACCGATGTGGCCCGGCTGGCCGGTGTCTCCCACCAGACCGTCTCGCGTGTCCTGAACGATCATCCGAACGTCAAGGAGCAGACCCGGATCCGGGTCCGCGCGGCGATCGCCGAGCTCAACTACCGGCCGAACCGGGCCGCGCGGGCGCTGGTGACCGGCCGCTCGCAGCTGATCGGTGTGGTCGCGCGGAACAGCACGCTCTACGGCCCGGCCTCGATGCTGACCGAGTTCGAGCAGGCCGCCGCGGACGCCGGATTCGCGGTGAGCGTGGGCAGTGTCCGCGAGCTGGATCGTTCCTCCATCTCCGCGGTGGTGGACCGGCACCTGGATCAGCGGGTGGCCGGGCTGGTCGTGATCGCGAACGTGGCGTCGGCCGCCGAGGCCCTCGCCGAGCTCCCGTCCGACGTGCCGGTGGTCTTCATCGACGGCGACCCGGCGAGCGGCCGGCCGGTCGTCACCGTCGATCAGGTGGCCGGCGCCCGGGCGGCCACCCGGCATCTCCTCGAGCACGGCCACGAGACCGTCTGGCACGTCTCCGGCCCGACCGACTGGTTCGACTCGGCCGGCCGCATCCAGGGCTGGCGGCAGACCCTGGAGGAGGCGGGCGCCGAGGTGCCGCCGTTGCTCTCCGCCGACTGGTCGGCCGCCGAGGGCTACCGGGCCGGGCAGATGCTCGCCCGGATGCCCGAGGTCACGGCCATCTTCACGGCGAACGACCACCTGGCCCTCGGCATCCTGCGCGCTCTGCACGAGCGCGGCCGGCGGGTGCCGCACGAGGTGAGCGTGGTCGGCTTCGACGACGTGCCCGAGGCGGCCTACTTCATCCCGCCGCTGACCACCGTCCGGCAGGCCTTCGGTGACGTGGCCCGGGCGGCCCTCGGCCTGCTGCTCGGCCAGATGCGTGACGACTCCGGCACTGCCGATCACATCGTGGTTCCGCCTCGCCTGGTGGTCCGGGAGAGCGTCGGAAGACCGTTATAG
- a CDS encoding DUF2252 domain-containing protein — translation MLGSVNDEGFASLRRAAAPRAERYEVGRSLRDHSPRSEMAHWRAPSDRPDPVAHVVESHLGRVPHLIPVRIGRMIASPYAFLRGTAGLMADDFARLPLTGITPVICGDAHLGNFGFYASPERELVFDLNDFDEAHPGPWEWDLRRLVVSVYVAGRVNGFRESACGDAVKHCVEEYREQISFLADQPLLARSFDQLDVEGMRSAASRASFRAEIERAARRARRRTSDRALPRFTERHDGTARLVEEPPLITRLGSAHVEQLSEALDGYLNTLKPHWARILGGYRIVDIAHKVVGVGSVGLRAYVALCEGSSSDDVVFLQLKQARRSVVAKHQHGALAWHRHQGQRVVEYQQALQTVSDPLLGWTTVGDQQFYVRQFRDMKGAILVDDLNAGELADYAGICGYLLAKSHARTSGASMIAGYVGGSDKMDDSLCRFARAYADQVEKDHASLVTAVRRGELPAETF, via the coding sequence GTGCTCGGGAGCGTAAACGACGAGGGCTTCGCCTCGCTGCGCCGCGCCGCAGCGCCACGAGCCGAACGATACGAGGTGGGGCGCTCGCTGCGCGACCACTCCCCCCGCTCGGAGATGGCGCACTGGCGTGCTCCGTCCGATCGGCCCGACCCGGTCGCCCACGTGGTGGAGTCCCACCTCGGCCGGGTGCCGCACCTCATCCCGGTCCGGATCGGCCGGATGATCGCCTCGCCGTACGCGTTCCTGCGCGGCACCGCCGGTCTGATGGCCGACGACTTCGCCCGCCTGCCGCTCACCGGGATCACGCCGGTCATCTGCGGCGACGCGCACCTCGGCAACTTCGGTTTCTACGCCTCCCCCGAGCGTGAGCTGGTCTTCGACCTCAACGACTTCGACGAGGCGCACCCCGGCCCGTGGGAGTGGGACCTGCGCCGGCTCGTCGTGAGCGTCTACGTCGCCGGCCGGGTCAACGGGTTCCGGGAGAGCGCCTGCGGCGACGCCGTGAAGCACTGCGTCGAGGAGTACCGGGAGCAGATCTCGTTCCTCGCCGACCAGCCGCTGCTGGCACGATCCTTCGACCAGCTCGACGTCGAGGGGATGCGCTCGGCTGCGAGCCGGGCCAGCTTCCGCGCCGAGATCGAGCGGGCCGCGCGGCGGGCCCGGCGGCGGACCAGCGACCGCGCGCTCCCCCGCTTCACCGAGCGGCACGACGGCACCGCGCGGCTCGTCGAGGAGCCGCCGCTGATCACCCGGCTCGGTTCCGCCCACGTCGAGCAGCTCTCCGAAGCCCTCGACGGATATCTGAACACCCTGAAGCCACACTGGGCGCGCATCCTCGGCGGCTACCGGATCGTCGACATCGCTCACAAGGTCGTCGGCGTCGGATCGGTCGGCCTGCGCGCCTACGTCGCGCTCTGCGAGGGCAGCAGCTCCGACGACGTGGTGTTCCTGCAGCTCAAGCAGGCCCGCCGATCGGTCGTGGCGAAACACCAGCACGGCGCGCTCGCCTGGCACCGCCACCAGGGTCAGCGGGTCGTCGAGTACCAGCAGGCGCTGCAGACGGTCAGTGACCCGCTGCTCGGCTGGACGACGGTCGGTGACCAGCAGTTCTACGTGCGCCAGTTCCGCGACATGAAGGGCGCGATCCTGGTCGACGACCTCAACGCCGGCGAGCTCGCCGACTACGCCGGCATCTGCGGCTACCTGCTCGCCAAGTCGCACGCCCGGACCAGCGGGGCCTCGATGATCGCCGGGTACGTCGGCGGGTCGGACAAGATGGACGATTCGCTGTGCCGGTTCGCCCGTGCCTACGCCGATCAGGTCGAGAAGGACCACGCGTCGCTGGTCACGGCGGTGCGCCGCGGCGAGCTTCCGGCAGAGACCTTCTAG
- a CDS encoding TIGR03618 family F420-dependent PPOX class oxidoreductase: MSGVLPPDSPALNTFWTERHLCTLTTLRADGSPHVVAVGATFDPDTGLARVISSVTSAHVRHIGRGQQRVAICQVDGPRWSTIEGIAVVTDDPGAVAEAEQRYAKRYRTPRPNPSRVAIEVTITKILGSRSLSPDHHG; the protein is encoded by the coding sequence ATGAGTGGCGTGCTTCCCCCTGATTCACCGGCGCTGAACACCTTCTGGACCGAGCGGCACCTGTGCACCCTGACCACCCTGAGGGCGGACGGTTCCCCGCACGTCGTGGCGGTCGGCGCCACGTTCGACCCGGACACCGGGCTGGCCCGGGTGATCTCCTCGGTCACGTCGGCGCACGTCCGGCACATCGGCCGGGGACAGCAGCGGGTGGCGATCTGCCAGGTGGACGGCCCGCGGTGGAGCACCATCGAGGGGATCGCGGTGGTCACCGACGACCCGGGCGCGGTCGCCGAGGCGGAGCAGCGGTACGCGAAGCGGTACCGCACGCCCCGCCCCAACCCGTCCCGGGTGGCGATCGAGGTGACGATCACGAAGATCCT